In Salinarimonas sp., a genomic segment contains:
- a CDS encoding TonB-dependent hemoglobin/transferrin/lactoferrin family receptor translates to MRKMFLGAVSLGALALGASAGAAQESIQLDAITVTATKDETRAVDALAGTSVVTREEIERQAAQRIGTVLNALPNVATQENANDPATAINIRGLQDFGRVAVTIDGARQNFQRSGHNADGAFFLDPAFVGLIDVTRGPVANVYGSGAIGGVVSFETLDPDDVLAPGERMAVVLDGTGVLGRQEGLLGSGVAAMRPTEAFAALAGISLRKLDAYENGDGVVVADSGQEIVTGLGKVVLTPAPFHEIELSAQLQRFDFANGLGTAREPRRDNEVVTETYVARWGWADPGNPWIDLNVSAYSTRTETDQRQLSGTPAQIGRPRSFEIHTIGADVHNTSRFDAGPVAFALTYGWDAFRDEVTTFDPFGSADLFTPKGERTVWGGFLQSRATWGRFDLIGAVRFDAYELSGGGVSSDGQRVSPKVTIGFRPIEGLQLYGTYAEGYRAPSVTETLVAGVHPPPAAFSFLPNPNLRPEIGKTLEAGLNLSFDDLFLDGDRLRGKISVFRNDVDDYIESVSNDPGLPCFRPPFLGCADATFQYVNVSRARLTGAELDLAYDARAWFASVSGGITRGDNRVTNEPLASIYPDTLSLGGGLRFLDEKLTLGGRVTFVAEQDRLPASEASLASEAYTLVDLYGSYDITPDARAYVRLENVGDVRYRRFRDGADSPGFVAKLGFQARLGH, encoded by the coding sequence ATGCGTAAGATGTTTCTGGGGGCGGTATCGCTCGGCGCGCTGGCGCTGGGCGCGAGCGCAGGCGCGGCGCAGGAGAGCATCCAGCTCGACGCGATCACGGTGACGGCGACGAAGGACGAGACCCGCGCGGTGGACGCGCTGGCGGGAACGAGCGTGGTCACCCGCGAGGAGATCGAGCGCCAGGCGGCGCAGCGCATCGGCACGGTGCTGAACGCGCTGCCGAACGTGGCGACGCAGGAGAACGCGAACGATCCCGCGACCGCGATCAATATTCGCGGCCTGCAGGATTTCGGGCGCGTCGCGGTCACGATCGACGGCGCGCGGCAGAACTTCCAGCGCTCGGGCCACAACGCAGACGGCGCCTTCTTCCTCGATCCGGCCTTCGTCGGCCTCATCGACGTCACCCGCGGGCCGGTGGCCAACGTCTACGGTTCGGGCGCGATCGGCGGCGTCGTCTCCTTCGAGACCCTCGACCCCGACGACGTCCTCGCGCCCGGCGAGCGCATGGCGGTGGTCCTCGACGGGACGGGCGTGCTCGGGCGCCAGGAGGGGCTCCTCGGCTCGGGCGTCGCGGCCATGCGCCCGACGGAAGCCTTCGCCGCCTTAGCCGGCATCTCGCTGCGCAAGCTCGACGCCTACGAGAACGGCGACGGCGTCGTCGTCGCCGACAGCGGGCAGGAGATCGTCACCGGCCTCGGCAAGGTGGTGCTCACCCCCGCGCCGTTCCACGAGATCGAGCTTTCCGCGCAGCTCCAGCGCTTCGACTTCGCCAACGGGCTCGGCACCGCGCGCGAGCCGCGCCGCGACAACGAGGTGGTGACGGAAACCTACGTCGCGCGCTGGGGCTGGGCCGATCCGGGCAATCCGTGGATCGACCTGAACGTCTCCGCCTATTCCACCCGCACCGAGACCGACCAGCGCCAGCTCAGCGGCACGCCGGCCCAGATCGGGCGGCCCCGCTCCTTCGAGATCCACACGATCGGCGCGGATGTCCACAACACCTCCCGCTTCGACGCCGGCCCGGTCGCCTTCGCGCTGACCTACGGCTGGGACGCGTTCCGCGACGAGGTGACGACCTTCGACCCGTTCGGCTCCGCCGACCTGTTCACGCCGAAGGGCGAGCGGACGGTCTGGGGCGGCTTCCTGCAGAGCCGGGCGACCTGGGGGCGGTTCGACCTGATCGGCGCGGTGCGCTTCGACGCCTACGAGCTGTCCGGCGGCGGCGTCTCCTCCGACGGGCAGCGCGTCTCCCCGAAAGTGACGATCGGCTTCCGGCCGATCGAGGGGCTGCAGCTCTACGGCACCTATGCCGAGGGGTACCGCGCGCCGTCGGTGACGGAGACGCTGGTGGCGGGCGTGCATCCGCCGCCGGCGGCGTTCTCCTTCCTGCCGAACCCGAACCTGCGCCCGGAGATCGGCAAGACGCTGGAAGCCGGGCTCAACCTCTCCTTCGACGACCTCTTCCTCGACGGGGATCGGCTGCGGGGCAAGATCTCGGTCTTCCGCAACGACGTCGACGACTACATCGAGTCCGTCAGCAACGATCCGGGCCTGCCCTGCTTCCGGCCGCCCTTCCTCGGCTGCGCCGACGCCACGTTCCAGTACGTCAACGTCTCCCGCGCCCGGCTCACCGGCGCCGAGCTCGACCTCGCCTACGACGCGCGGGCCTGGTTCGCCAGCGTCTCCGGCGGCATCACCCGTGGCGACAATCGCGTCACGAACGAGCCGCTCGCCTCGATCTACCCGGACACGTTGTCGCTCGGCGGCGGGTTGCGTTTCCTCGACGAGAAGCTCACCCTCGGCGGGCGCGTCACCTTCGTCGCCGAGCAGGATCGCCTGCCGGCCTCGGAGGCGAGCCTGGCGAGCGAGGCGTACACGCTCGTCGATCTCTACGGCTCGTACGACATCACGCCCGACGCGCGCGCCTACGTGCGGCTCGAGAATGTCGGGGACGTCCGCTACCGGCGCTTCCGCGACGGCGCGGACAGCCCCGGCTTCGTCGCCAAGCTCGGCTTCCAGGCGCGGCTCGGGCATTGA
- the hemP gene encoding hemin uptake protein HemP, with product MGSKEEPKAAGAPGPDGPPVIEVRALVGEGREAVIRHNGESYRLRITAANKLILTK from the coding sequence ATGGGTTCGAAAGAAGAGCCGAAGGCGGCCGGCGCGCCGGGCCCGGACGGGCCGCCTGTGATCGAGGTGCGCGCCCTCGTCGGCGAGGGCCGCGAGGCGGTCATCCGCCACAACGGCGAGAGCTACCGGCTGCGCATCACCGCCGCGAACAAGCTGATCCTCACCAAGTGA
- a CDS encoding ABC transporter substrate-binding protein — protein MHRILAVAALVASLATSLATPAVASERLVSAGGVVTEILYALGVEDRIVGVDTTSLYPPQALEDHPDVGYVRALSAEGVLSLGPDRVIAVDAAGPPDALALIRQAGVPVEIVGEEPSEAGVLARIRAIGALVGEEARAEALAEEVAAGFADLAAAREAVDAPVRVLFVLSLQNGRAMVGGAGTSADAIIRLAGAVNAAAGIEGYKPVTDEAIIAAAPDVVLSISRGDHALSAKDVFSLPAFALTPAADDERLVSMDGLALLGFGPRTPMAAHDLIRALYPQVDEIRAEAAR, from the coding sequence ATGCATCGCATCCTCGCCGTCGCCGCCCTCGTCGCCTCTCTCGCGACGAGCCTCGCCACGCCGGCCGTCGCGTCGGAGCGCCTCGTCTCCGCCGGCGGCGTCGTCACCGAGATCCTCTACGCGCTCGGCGTCGAGGACCGCATCGTCGGCGTCGACACGACGAGCCTCTATCCGCCGCAGGCGCTGGAGGACCATCCGGACGTCGGCTACGTCCGCGCCCTCTCGGCCGAGGGCGTGCTCTCGCTCGGGCCCGACCGGGTGATCGCGGTCGACGCCGCCGGTCCGCCGGACGCGCTGGCCCTGATCCGCCAGGCGGGCGTGCCCGTCGAGATCGTCGGCGAGGAACCGAGCGAGGCCGGCGTGCTGGCGCGCATCCGCGCGATCGGCGCGCTCGTCGGCGAGGAGGCGCGCGCCGAGGCGCTGGCCGAGGAGGTCGCCGCCGGCTTCGCCGATCTCGCCGCCGCGCGCGAGGCGGTCGACGCGCCGGTGCGGGTGCTGTTCGTGCTCTCGCTGCAGAACGGCCGCGCCATGGTCGGCGGCGCGGGCACCTCGGCGGACGCGATCATCCGCCTCGCGGGCGCGGTCAACGCGGCGGCCGGGATCGAGGGCTACAAGCCCGTCACCGACGAGGCGATCATCGCGGCCGCGCCCGACGTGGTGCTCTCGATCTCGCGGGGCGACCACGCGCTTTCGGCAAAGGACGTGTTCTCGCTGCCCGCCTTCGCGCTCACGCCCGCGGCCGACGACGAGAGGCTGGTGAGCATGGACGGGCTGGCGCTGCTGGGCTTCGGCCCGCGCACGCCGATGGCGGCGCATGACCTGATCCGCGCGCTCTACCCGCAGGTCGACGAGATCCGCGCCGAGGCGGCGCGATGA
- a CDS encoding FecCD family ABC transporter permease, producing the protein MSAGVAGSIASTTAIAARRRRARVGLVLLAGLALAVSVLALGAGAVAIPPGRVVAILWEAATGAGGEARDALVVTGIRLPRLLAGLLVGAALAVAGALMQGLFRNPLADPGLVGVSSGAGLAAGVTIVLGERLVPASLGLDPFVLLPFGAFLGGLATTLVLYAVSTRGGRTSIATMLLAGIALGALAGALSGFLAFLSDDRQLRDLTFWSLGSLGGATWGELAVVAPILGAVLLATPVLARALNALSLGEAEAYHLGVSVERAKTAIIVLVAAAVGASVAAAGVIGFVGIVVPHLLRLAIGPDHRTLLPACALLGAALLVGADVFARTIVAPAELPIGIVTAAIGAPFFLWLLLRKRGMFP; encoded by the coding sequence ATGAGCGCGGGCGTGGCGGGGAGCATTGCGAGCACGACCGCCATCGCCGCCCGGCGACGGCGCGCCCGCGTCGGGCTCGTCCTCCTCGCGGGACTGGCGCTCGCCGTCTCGGTGCTCGCGCTCGGCGCGGGGGCGGTGGCGATTCCGCCGGGCCGTGTCGTCGCGATCCTCTGGGAGGCCGCGACCGGCGCCGGCGGCGAGGCGCGCGACGCCCTCGTCGTCACCGGCATCCGGCTGCCGCGGCTCCTCGCCGGGCTCCTCGTCGGCGCGGCCTTGGCGGTGGCGGGCGCGCTGATGCAGGGGCTCTTCCGCAACCCGCTCGCCGATCCGGGCCTCGTCGGCGTCTCCTCGGGCGCGGGCCTCGCGGCGGGCGTGACGATCGTCCTCGGCGAGCGGCTCGTGCCCGCCTCGCTCGGGCTCGACCCGTTCGTGCTCCTGCCCTTCGGCGCCTTTCTGGGCGGGCTCGCGACGACGCTCGTGCTCTACGCCGTCTCCACCCGCGGCGGGCGCACGTCGATCGCGACGATGCTGCTCGCCGGCATCGCGCTCGGCGCGCTGGCGGGGGCGCTGTCGGGCTTCCTCGCCTTCCTGAGCGACGACCGGCAGCTGCGCGACCTCACCTTCTGGTCGCTCGGCTCGCTGGGCGGCGCCACCTGGGGCGAGCTCGCCGTCGTCGCGCCGATCCTCGGGGCGGTGCTCCTCGCGACGCCCGTCCTCGCGCGGGCGCTGAACGCGCTCTCGCTCGGCGAGGCGGAAGCCTACCATCTGGGCGTCTCGGTCGAGCGGGCCAAGACCGCGATCATCGTCCTCGTCGCCGCCGCGGTGGGGGCGAGCGTCGCGGCGGCGGGCGTGATCGGCTTCGTCGGCATCGTCGTGCCGCATCTGCTGCGCCTCGCCATCGGGCCCGACCACCGCACCCTGCTGCCGGCCTGCGCCCTGCTCGGCGCGGCGCTGCTGGTCGGCGCCGACGTGTTCGCGCGCACGATCGTCGCGCCGGCGGAGCTGCCGATCGGCATCGTCACGGCCGCGATCGGGGCGCCGTTCTTCCTGTGGCTACTCCTGCGCAAGCGAGGCATGTTCCCATGA
- a CDS encoding heme ABC transporter ATP-binding protein, with the protein MIPLLEARGVAAIVDGRTLLHPIDLAVGAGETVVIVGPNGAGKSTLLALLSGERAPSAGRVLYDGRDARAWPAWRLAAKRAVMAQSQALAFPFTVAELVGIGLDGAGGRIAGADRDARVAAALARADVLHLAARDVQTLSGGERQRAQFARALAQLEAGRAAGVGAQVALLDEPVASLDLSHQLALLEAARGLAEAGLAVVIVLHDLNLAALYADRILALRDGRLAAAGPPGEMLNDAFLRRVFDVALPVRRRDGGGAPFVLPERPGRDGETRFPTS; encoded by the coding sequence ATGATCCCGCTCCTCGAGGCCCGTGGCGTCGCGGCGATCGTCGACGGCCGCACCCTCCTCCACCCGATCGACCTCGCCGTCGGGGCCGGCGAGACCGTCGTGATCGTCGGGCCGAACGGCGCCGGCAAGTCGACGCTGCTCGCCCTCCTCTCCGGCGAGCGGGCGCCGAGCGCCGGCCGCGTGCTCTACGACGGCCGCGACGCGCGCGCCTGGCCGGCCTGGCGGCTCGCGGCGAAGCGCGCGGTGATGGCGCAGTCGCAGGCCCTCGCCTTCCCCTTCACCGTGGCGGAGCTCGTCGGCATCGGCCTCGACGGCGCCGGCGGGCGCATCGCGGGGGCGGATCGCGACGCGCGCGTGGCGGCTGCGCTGGCGCGGGCGGACGTGCTCCACCTCGCCGCGCGCGACGTGCAGACGCTGTCGGGCGGCGAGCGCCAGCGCGCGCAGTTCGCCCGTGCGCTCGCCCAGCTCGAGGCCGGGCGCGCCGCCGGGGTCGGCGCGCAGGTGGCGCTCCTCGACGAGCCGGTGGCGAGCCTCGACCTGAGCCACCAGCTCGCCCTGCTGGAGGCGGCGCGCGGCCTCGCCGAGGCGGGGCTCGCCGTCGTGATCGTGCTGCACGACCTCAACCTCGCGGCGCTCTACGCCGACCGCATCCTCGCCCTGCGCGACGGCCGCCTCGCGGCGGCGGGTCCGCCGGGCGAGATGCTGAACGACGCTTTCCTTCGGCGCGTCTTCGACGTCGCCCTGCCGGTCCGGCGACGCGACGGGGGCGGCGCGCCATTCGTCCTGCCGGAGCGGCCGGGGCGCGACGGCGAGACGCGGTTTCCCACGTCCTGA
- a CDS encoding pseudoazurin — MSRNITRRTALGLVSAAALAPLAAPRIARAATTHDVKMLNVHPDMPRLRMVFLPRLLVVQPGDTVRFLPTDPGHNSASLDEMIPEGAEGWKGAFNKEVAVTLERPGFYGYVCTPHVALGMVGLVVVQGDGMMDNYEAARGVAHRGRAAAVFDEIWEEVAEQGLVS, encoded by the coding sequence ATGTCCCGTAACATCACGCGTCGCACCGCGCTCGGCCTCGTCTCGGCCGCCGCCCTCGCCCCGCTCGCGGCGCCCCGCATCGCCCGCGCGGCGACGACGCACGACGTCAAGATGCTCAACGTCCATCCCGACATGCCGCGCCTGCGCATGGTCTTCCTGCCGCGGCTCCTCGTCGTGCAGCCCGGCGACACGGTCCGCTTCCTGCCCACCGACCCCGGCCACAACAGCGCGTCGCTCGACGAGATGATCCCGGAGGGCGCCGAGGGCTGGAAGGGAGCCTTCAACAAGGAGGTCGCGGTCACGCTCGAGCGGCCCGGCTTCTACGGCTACGTCTGCACGCCGCACGTGGCGCTCGGCATGGTCGGCCTCGTCGTCGTGCAGGGCGACGGCATGATGGACAATTACGAGGCGGCGCGCGGCGTGGCCCATCGCGGCCGGGCCGCGGCCGTCTTCGACGAGATCTGGGAGGAGGTCGCGGAGCAGGGCCTCGTGAGCTGA
- a CDS encoding tripartite tricarboxylate transporter substrate binding protein → MWKNILSVGVLVGATALASVPAQAQDWPTQPIRLITASAASGNAYVSAQIVAAELEKRLGQRIVLEAMPQSSGMVATELVSNAEPDGYTLLVGTSSQLVFNIALFPDMPVDLSETLRGVAMINTVPLVLVVNPENQAETMAEYVDLLKADPGAYQYGSGPVGTTTHVTGLRWANEVGVEVEHVPYQAGSEARRDIVAGRLSHMFDVAVTAIPQIEAGAVRPLAITSPERSAALPEVPTVAELGYPGFEAATWNTVAAPSGTPDAIVERLNAEVAAVMETPAVRDQLLALGANLVAPKTPAEIDAFYAEQRETWIPLVREAIGAGG, encoded by the coding sequence ATGTGGAAGAATATTCTCTCCGTCGGCGTCCTCGTCGGCGCGACCGCGCTCGCGTCCGTGCCGGCGCAGGCGCAGGACTGGCCGACCCAGCCGATCCGGCTGATCACGGCCTCGGCGGCGAGCGGCAACGCCTACGTCTCCGCCCAGATCGTCGCGGCCGAGCTGGAGAAGCGGCTCGGGCAGCGCATCGTGCTCGAAGCGATGCCGCAGAGCTCCGGCATGGTGGCGACCGAGCTCGTCTCCAACGCCGAGCCCGACGGCTACACGCTCCTCGTCGGCACGTCCTCGCAGCTCGTCTTCAACATCGCGCTGTTCCCGGACATGCCGGTCGACCTGTCGGAGACGCTGCGCGGGGTGGCCATGATCAACACCGTCCCGCTCGTCCTGGTGGTGAATCCAGAGAACCAAGCCGAGACCATGGCCGAGTACGTCGACCTGCTGAAGGCCGATCCCGGCGCCTACCAGTACGGCTCCGGGCCCGTCGGCACGACGACGCACGTCACCGGCCTGCGCTGGGCGAACGAGGTCGGGGTCGAGGTCGAGCACGTGCCCTACCAGGCGGGCTCGGAGGCGCGGCGCGACATCGTCGCCGGGCGCCTCTCGCACATGTTCGACGTCGCCGTGACCGCGATCCCGCAGATCGAGGCCGGCGCGGTGCGCCCGCTCGCCATCACCTCGCCCGAGCGCTCCGCGGCGCTGCCGGAGGTGCCCACCGTCGCCGAGCTCGGCTATCCGGGCTTCGAGGCGGCGACCTGGAATACCGTCGCCGCGCCCTCCGGCACGCCGGACGCCATCGTCGAGCGCCTCAACGCCGAGGTCGCGGCGGTGATGGAGACGCCCGCCGTGCGCGACCAGCTGCTCGCGCTCGGCGCCAACCTCGTCGCCCCGAAGACTCCGGCCGAGATCGACGCGTTCTACGCCGAGCAGCGGGAGACCTGGATTCCACTCGTGCGCGAGGCGATCGGCGCGGGCGGCTGA
- a CDS encoding tripartite tricarboxylate transporter TctB family protein — protein MEISVAATAAAFAVAASALPEGRPGRLGPADVPLALAALAGLASLVGLATRRRPVTSPNAEVDPCAALDPVPMRTVVRLLAAVVLLAATLDLLGLLLSGTLCGALAASAVAGSRLPAALAAGVATTSLVAGVFVGLVGQPLPLWPTALR, from the coding sequence GTGGAGATATCCGTAGCGGCAACGGCCGCGGCCTTCGCCGTCGCCGCGAGCGCCCTGCCGGAGGGGCGGCCGGGCCGGCTCGGGCCGGCGGACGTGCCGCTGGCGCTGGCGGCGCTCGCCGGCCTCGCCAGCCTCGTCGGGCTCGCGACACGGCGGCGGCCCGTGACCTCGCCCAACGCCGAGGTCGACCCGTGCGCGGCTCTCGATCCCGTGCCGATGCGCACGGTCGTGCGCCTCCTCGCGGCGGTCGTCCTCCTGGCCGCGACGCTCGACCTCCTCGGCCTTCTCCTGTCCGGCACGCTCTGCGGCGCCCTCGCGGCGTCGGCCGTGGCGGGCTCGCGGCTTCCCGCAGCGCTGGCCGCCGGCGTCGCGACGACCTCCCTCGTCGCCGGCGTGTTCGTCGGCCTCGTCGGCCAGCCGCTCCCGCTCTGGCCGACGGCGCTGCGATGA
- a CDS encoding tripartite tricarboxylate transporter permease, translating to MTGADIAAGLAAALALEHLGYAFAGAFLGTLVGVLPGLGPVATVALLLPTTFLLPPAGSLIMLAGIYYGAQYGSSTTAILLNVPGEASGAITAVSGHKLAREGRAVEALAVATLASAVAGILSALVLAIATPALAQASLAVGSADVAAMMLLACVLAVVLSAAPLARGFAMLGLGGLLGLVGTPGPDGLPRFTFGLRALFDGIGFVPLVVGLFGLSEALALAARGSGGGAVARIARWWPGAAAIRGWAAPALRGSLVGAAIGLVPGATTLVSAFAAWSLEKRVSRHKPETRRDIAGVAAPEAANNASAQTGFVAMFGLGIPSNAVTAVLVGAMMIHGLPPGPALMDREPTLFWTFVGSMLIANLMLVVLNLPLVGLWARLVTVPPLWLVPGIVLVSGVGVLASGGLAFDVVLLAVFGGFGYALRRTGFPLLPLLVGFVLAPIFEDHLRRALAHARGDLAALASEPIAAVLGATAALVLVLVLVRRARGIPGR from the coding sequence ATGACGGGCGCCGACATCGCCGCCGGGCTCGCCGCCGCGCTCGCGCTCGAGCATCTCGGCTACGCCTTCGCCGGCGCGTTCCTCGGCACGCTGGTGGGCGTGCTGCCGGGCCTCGGGCCGGTGGCGACGGTGGCGCTGCTCCTGCCGACGACCTTCTTGCTGCCGCCGGCGGGCTCGCTGATCATGCTGGCCGGCATCTATTACGGCGCCCAGTACGGCTCCTCGACGACGGCGATCCTGCTCAACGTGCCGGGCGAAGCCTCCGGTGCGATCACCGCGGTCTCCGGCCACAAGCTCGCGCGGGAGGGCCGCGCGGTCGAGGCGCTCGCCGTCGCGACGCTGGCCTCGGCCGTGGCGGGGATCCTGTCGGCGCTCGTGCTGGCGATCGCGACGCCGGCGCTGGCGCAGGCCTCGCTCGCCGTGGGGTCGGCCGACGTCGCGGCGATGATGTTGCTCGCCTGCGTGCTCGCCGTCGTTCTGTCCGCCGCCCCGCTCGCGCGCGGCTTCGCCATGCTGGGGCTCGGCGGGTTGCTGGGCCTCGTCGGGACGCCTGGGCCCGACGGGCTGCCGCGCTTCACCTTCGGCCTGAGGGCGCTCTTCGACGGCATCGGCTTCGTGCCGCTCGTCGTCGGCCTGTTCGGACTGTCGGAGGCGCTGGCCCTCGCCGCGCGCGGAAGCGGCGGCGGCGCGGTGGCGCGGATCGCGCGCTGGTGGCCCGGCGCGGCGGCGATCCGCGGCTGGGCCGCGCCGGCGCTGCGCGGCTCGCTGGTCGGCGCCGCCATCGGCCTCGTCCCCGGCGCGACGACCCTCGTCTCGGCATTCGCCGCGTGGTCGCTCGAGAAGCGCGTCTCCCGGCACAAGCCCGAGACGCGCCGCGACATCGCCGGGGTGGCCGCGCCGGAGGCCGCCAACAACGCCAGCGCCCAGACCGGCTTCGTCGCCATGTTCGGGCTCGGCATCCCCTCCAACGCCGTCACCGCCGTGCTGGTGGGGGCGATGATGATCCACGGCCTGCCGCCGGGGCCGGCGCTGATGGACCGCGAGCCGACCCTGTTCTGGACCTTCGTCGGCTCGATGCTGATCGCGAACCTGATGCTCGTCGTCCTCAACCTGCCCCTCGTCGGCCTGTGGGCGCGCCTCGTCACGGTGCCGCCGCTGTGGCTCGTGCCGGGCATCGTCCTCGTCTCGGGCGTGGGCGTGCTCGCGAGCGGCGGACTCGCCTTCGACGTGGTGCTCCTCGCGGTCTTCGGCGGGTTCGGCTACGCGCTGCGCCGCACGGGCTTCCCGCTCCTGCCGCTCCTCGTCGGCTTCGTGCTCGCGCCGATCTTCGAGGATCACCTGCGCCGCGCCCTCGCGCACGCCCGCGGCGATCTCGCCGCGCTCGCGAGCGAGCCCATCGCCGCCGTGCTCGGCGCGACGGCGGCTTTGGTCCTGGTGCTCGTTCTCGTGCGCCGCGCGCGCGGCATTCCGGGTCGGTGA